In a genomic window of bacterium:
- the recB gene encoding exodeoxyribonuclease V subunit beta, with protein sequence MSAAESPFDPLAVALEGQTVVEASAGTGKTYTLGQLYLRLVLERGLAPKDILVVTYTVAATEDLRRKLRERLVAAQPVLAGDAEPDPFLAGLLARLPDRAAAAAALARALTTLDEAAIHTIHGFCQRILADHAFESGQPFDGDILPDEAELVQEVVDDHWRRAVAEASPPFADYLLEKREGPDRLLEHLGAHLGRTDVRVLAPEVPAPAAEVEARHAAAWRDARALWLAERATIEARLVAAVQTKQLSGVRYKLGSLPGWFELVNGYFASETPRIAALAPLDKLRADRLREGRNKSGTPPAHAFFDVVETLETAGAQLRDGYEARRLALRRALLEAAPEALAQRKRRRGLLSYDDLLRRVAAALDAPGGAALAATVRRRWRAALVDEFQDTDPVQYAILRRVWGDGGGPLVLVGDPKQAIYAFRGADLYAYLRARAEATARWPLDRNWRSDAPLLAAVNAIFRRAERPFLLDDVEFRAAQPADRGDRKRLVVPDDAAPFTVWFLGREPGGPKVVPKPQARLRAAAATAAEIARLLRAAAAGTATYDGRPLAGGDVAVLVRTHREGRLVRDALLGLGIPSVQHAQDSVLASREARELELVLRAAADPGAEGAVRAALATEMLGRSGAELERVAGDEAAWSTILLRFQGWRQRWREKGFVQMFRALLADEQVAPRLLAFGDGERRLTNVLHLGELLQEAASTRPGGPEALVAWMAERRAGGRVESDEHQLRLESDEHLVRIVTIHKSKGLEYPIVFCPFVWDGRLMSDQLPDVVHHDAERRRCLSLGVKRGNDDPAREAARTEELAERLRLLYVALTRAEHRCTIVWGGAGDAGFSALAWLLGDPARDDDKVAARASAFRERSDADLRADLDRLVRASDGAIRVVPLPDGRGERLPSDAVDAAALAPRRLVRPVPASWAITSFTTLAAGRRDEGPDHDADPGAVVAPAPPDVFPPGAAAGRCLHGVLEHLVPETAGADARRAVVRRQLQAHGFAPAWEDAVLGLAERALATPLDAAGRVRVGGVPARERLAELEFTYRLGRFDVGGLRALLRAHPLGGGAFDEAARGLRFDAVAGFLRGYVDLLFRADGRWWLLDWKSNWLGPSPDDYTPARLAGVMAREAYWLQYLVYAVVARRFLARRVPGFDWERDFGGVFYVFLRGLEPARGAACGVFHDRPSAALVEALDAWMGGA encoded by the coding sequence GTGAGCGCCGCCGAGTCGCCGTTCGATCCGCTCGCGGTCGCGCTCGAGGGGCAGACCGTCGTCGAGGCCAGCGCCGGCACGGGCAAGACCTACACGCTCGGCCAGCTCTACCTGCGCCTCGTTCTCGAGCGCGGGTTGGCGCCGAAGGACATCCTCGTCGTCACCTACACGGTGGCCGCCACCGAGGATCTGCGTCGCAAGCTGCGCGAGCGTCTGGTCGCCGCCCAGCCGGTGCTGGCGGGCGACGCCGAGCCCGATCCGTTCCTCGCCGGCCTCCTCGCGCGCCTCCCCGATCGGGCCGCGGCCGCGGCGGCGCTGGCGCGCGCGCTGACCACGCTCGACGAAGCGGCCATCCACACGATCCACGGCTTCTGCCAGCGCATCCTCGCCGACCACGCCTTCGAGAGCGGGCAGCCGTTCGACGGCGACATCCTGCCCGACGAAGCCGAGCTCGTGCAGGAGGTGGTCGACGACCACTGGCGCCGGGCGGTGGCGGAGGCGTCGCCGCCGTTCGCGGACTACCTGCTCGAGAAGCGCGAAGGCCCCGATCGCCTGCTGGAGCACCTCGGCGCGCATCTCGGCCGGACCGACGTGCGGGTCCTGGCGCCCGAGGTGCCGGCGCCGGCCGCCGAGGTCGAGGCGCGCCATGCGGCGGCCTGGCGCGACGCGCGTGCCCTCTGGCTGGCGGAGCGCGCGACCATCGAGGCGCGCCTCGTCGCGGCCGTGCAGACGAAGCAGCTGAGCGGCGTGCGCTACAAGCTCGGGTCGCTGCCCGGCTGGTTCGAGCTCGTGAACGGCTACTTCGCGTCCGAGACCCCACGCATCGCCGCGCTGGCGCCGCTCGACAAGCTGCGCGCCGACCGCCTGCGCGAGGGCAGGAACAAGAGCGGCACGCCGCCGGCGCATGCGTTCTTCGACGTCGTCGAGACGCTCGAGACCGCCGGCGCCCAGCTGCGCGATGGCTACGAGGCCCGGCGGCTGGCGCTGCGGCGCGCGCTGCTCGAGGCGGCGCCCGAGGCGCTGGCGCAGCGCAAGCGCCGGCGCGGCCTCCTCTCCTACGACGACCTCCTGCGCCGGGTGGCGGCGGCGCTCGACGCGCCCGGCGGCGCGGCGCTCGCCGCCACGGTGCGGCGGCGCTGGCGGGCGGCGCTGGTCGACGAATTCCAGGACACCGACCCGGTGCAGTACGCGATCCTCCGCCGCGTCTGGGGCGACGGCGGCGGGCCGCTCGTGCTCGTCGGCGATCCGAAGCAGGCGATCTACGCGTTCCGCGGCGCCGATCTCTACGCCTATCTGCGCGCCCGCGCCGAGGCCACGGCGCGCTGGCCGCTCGACCGCAACTGGCGCTCGGATGCGCCGCTGCTCGCCGCGGTCAACGCGATCTTCCGTCGCGCCGAGCGGCCGTTCCTGCTCGACGACGTGGAGTTCCGCGCGGCGCAGCCCGCCGATCGCGGCGACCGCAAGCGCCTCGTCGTCCCGGACGACGCCGCGCCGTTCACGGTCTGGTTCCTCGGCCGCGAGCCCGGCGGTCCGAAGGTGGTCCCGAAGCCGCAGGCGCGCCTGCGTGCCGCCGCCGCGACCGCGGCCGAGATCGCTCGCCTGCTGCGCGCCGCCGCCGCCGGTACGGCGACGTACGACGGACGGCCGCTCGCCGGCGGCGACGTCGCCGTCCTCGTGCGCACGCATCGCGAGGGACGGCTGGTGCGCGACGCGCTGCTCGGTCTCGGCATCCCGAGCGTCCAGCACGCGCAGGACAGCGTGCTCGCCTCGCGCGAGGCGCGCGAGCTCGAGCTGGTGCTGCGTGCCGCCGCGGACCCCGGCGCCGAGGGCGCCGTGCGGGCGGCGCTCGCCACCGAGATGCTGGGGCGGTCGGGCGCCGAGCTGGAGCGCGTCGCCGGCGACGAGGCGGCGTGGTCGACGATCCTGCTGCGCTTCCAGGGCTGGCGGCAGCGGTGGCGCGAGAAGGGCTTCGTACAGATGTTCCGCGCGCTGCTCGCCGACGAGCAGGTGGCGCCGCGCCTGCTCGCGTTCGGCGACGGCGAGCGGCGCCTCACCAACGTCCTCCACCTCGGCGAGCTGCTCCAGGAGGCCGCGAGCACGCGACCGGGCGGGCCCGAGGCGCTGGTCGCCTGGATGGCGGAGCGGCGTGCCGGCGGGCGGGTCGAGAGCGACGAGCACCAGCTGCGCCTCGAGAGCGACGAGCATCTCGTCCGCATCGTCACCATCCACAAGAGCAAGGGCCTCGAGTATCCGATCGTCTTCTGCCCGTTCGTGTGGGACGGCCGGCTGATGAGCGACCAGCTGCCGGACGTCGTGCACCACGACGCCGAGCGCCGGCGCTGCCTCTCGCTCGGCGTGAAGCGGGGCAACGACGACCCGGCGCGCGAAGCCGCGCGCACCGAGGAGCTGGCCGAGCGGCTGCGGCTCCTCTACGTCGCGCTCACGCGCGCCGAGCACCGCTGCACCATCGTGTGGGGCGGCGCCGGCGACGCGGGGTTCTCGGCGCTGGCCTGGCTGCTCGGCGATCCGGCGCGCGACGACGACAAGGTCGCCGCCCGCGCCTCCGCCTTCCGCGAGCGGTCCGACGCCGATCTGCGCGCGGATCTCGATCGGCTCGTGCGCGCCTCGGACGGCGCGATCCGCGTCGTGCCGCTGCCCGACGGCCGCGGCGAGCGCCTGCCGAGCGACGCCGTCGACGCGGCGGCGCTCGCCCCCCGCCGCCTGGTGCGTCCGGTGCCGGCGTCGTGGGCGATCACGAGCTTCACCACCCTGGCCGCCGGCCGGCGCGACGAAGGCCCCGACCACGACGCCGACCCCGGCGCCGTCGTCGCGCCGGCGCCGCCGGACGTGTTCCCGCCCGGCGCGGCGGCGGGCCGGTGCCTGCACGGCGTGCTGGAGCACCTCGTGCCCGAGACGGCGGGAGCCGACGCCCGGCGCGCCGTCGTTCGCCGGCAGCTGCAAGCGCACGGCTTCGCGCCGGCATGGGAGGACGCGGTGCTCGGCCTCGCCGAACGCGCGCTGGCGACGCCGCTCGACGCCGCCGGGCGGGTGCGCGTCGGCGGCGTACCGGCGCGCGAGCGGCTGGCGGAGCTGGAGTTCACCTACCGGCTCGGCCGCTTCGACGTCGGCGGCCTGCGTGCGCTGCTGCGCGCCCATCCCCTGGGCGGCGGCGCCTTCGACGAGGCGGCGCGCGGGCTGCGCTTCGACGCCGTCGCGGGCTTCCTGCGCGGCTACGTCGATCTCCTGTTCCGTGCCGACGGCCGCTGGTGGCTGCTCGACTGGAAGTCGAACTGGCTCGGGCCGTCGCCCGACGACTACACGCCCGCGCGCCTCGCCGGGGTGATGGCGCGCGAGGCCTACTGGCTCCAATACCTCGTCTACGCCGTCGTCGCGCGGCGCTTCCTCGCGCGGCGCGTGCCCGGATTCGACTGGGAGCGCGACTTCGGCGGCGTCTTCTACGTCTTCCTGCGCGGCCTCGAGCCGGCGCGTGGGGCGGCGTGCGGCGTGTTCCACGATCGCCCGTCGGCGGCGTTGGTCGAGGCGCTCGACGCCTGGATGGGCGGCGCATGA
- a CDS encoding YqgE/AlgH family protein, whose amino-acid sequence MLLALLLSALPVASGDPWLGRVTTGPQSERPARGKLLVAAQSLQDPPFARSVVLLVSHDAEDGSMGVIVNQPLDVTLAKILPDVTHRRDRLWRGGPILTTSLLTLIRHPKNVADTEPLFADVRMLTSRVAFERALASDVPADRLRAFAGHAGWAPGQLETELARGDWSLMPATAEIVFATEPARVWPKLMQRGNGEWTRLRAPQRVAQAR is encoded by the coding sequence TTGCTACTCGCGCTGCTCCTTAGCGCCCTGCCCGTCGCGAGCGGCGATCCGTGGCTCGGCCGCGTCACGACCGGACCGCAGAGCGAGCGCCCCGCCCGCGGCAAGCTGCTCGTCGCCGCCCAGAGCCTCCAGGATCCGCCGTTCGCCCGCAGCGTCGTGCTGCTCGTCTCCCACGACGCCGAGGACGGCTCGATGGGCGTCATCGTGAACCAGCCGCTCGACGTCACGCTCGCGAAGATCCTCCCCGACGTCACACACCGCCGGGACAGGCTCTGGCGCGGCGGCCCGATCCTGACCACCTCGCTGCTGACGCTGATCCGCCACCCGAAGAACGTCGCCGACACCGAGCCGCTGTTCGCGGACGTCCGCATGCTGACCAGCCGCGTGGCGTTCGAGCGGGCCCTCGCCAGCGACGTCCCCGCCGATCGCCTGCGGGCCTTCGCCGGGCATGCCGGCTGGGCGCCGGGCCAGCTCGAGACCGAGCTCGCGCGCGGCGACTGGTCGCTCATGCCCGCGACCGCCGAGATCGTCTTCGCGACCGAGCCTGCCCGTGTCTGGCCGAAGCTGATGCAGCGAGGGAACGGCGAGTGGACGCGCCTACGCGCCCCACAGCGCGTCGCGCAGGCCCGATGA
- a CDS encoding cellulase family glycosylhydrolase, with protein sequence MLRLVALTLSLVAAVAVAQDVPKRGLRLALPALHAEADPAGGRIVDARGREVILRGVNVNAHADYWQYGTFPTVFPFPPEDADRIAAIGWNVVRLLVSWSRVEPAPGEYDEAYLRAVEKTIKLLAKHGVYTIVDLHQDAWGPSLAAPPGTTCTPPSAPAFGWDGAPAWATLDGGASRCFNLLRELSPAVMASWAAFLADAPGPGGVGIRSRYVAMLHHVAWRFGGLKSVAGWDLTNEPNAFTDVQIAQLADLYAAAVPAIRAGEAAARKGFPHIVFFEPSAAWSDLALGNPPPFAHDGNVAFAPHIYRGGIGGGTIPYGDFARARADAATHGNVPVLVGEWGGDPRRAADPADVYFRQHQAWQDEFRFSATLWTWRESCGDPHKAGDVRAGHVPYVWGEFEVDCTTNTVTGVRQPLLDQLTRGWVRAAPGRLTAMAWDAQTGVLVASGTGARRKRQLVLYWPARLHGAPNVRVTGLRQVKTRPAWGGTFVLAAATGGDWSVRAAAAGTGSPSGAFVDGR encoded by the coding sequence GTGCTTCGCCTCGTCGCGCTGACGCTGTCCCTCGTCGCCGCCGTCGCCGTCGCCCAGGACGTGCCGAAACGCGGCCTCCGCCTCGCGCTGCCGGCCCTGCATGCCGAAGCCGATCCCGCCGGTGGGCGCATCGTCGACGCTCGGGGACGCGAGGTGATCCTCCGCGGCGTCAACGTCAACGCGCACGCGGACTACTGGCAGTACGGGACCTTCCCGACCGTGTTCCCGTTTCCGCCGGAGGACGCCGACCGCATCGCCGCGATCGGCTGGAACGTCGTGCGCCTCCTGGTGTCGTGGTCGCGCGTCGAGCCGGCGCCGGGCGAGTACGACGAGGCGTACCTGCGCGCGGTCGAGAAGACCATCAAGCTGCTCGCCAAGCACGGCGTCTACACCATCGTCGACCTGCACCAGGACGCCTGGGGGCCGAGCCTCGCCGCGCCGCCGGGCACGACGTGCACGCCGCCGTCCGCGCCCGCCTTCGGCTGGGACGGTGCGCCGGCGTGGGCGACGCTCGACGGCGGCGCGAGCCGCTGCTTCAACCTCCTGCGTGAGCTGAGCCCTGCGGTGATGGCGTCGTGGGCCGCGTTCCTCGCCGACGCGCCGGGACCGGGCGGCGTCGGCATCCGCAGCCGCTACGTCGCCATGCTGCATCACGTCGCGTGGCGCTTCGGCGGGCTCAAGTCGGTCGCGGGCTGGGACCTCACCAACGAGCCGAACGCCTTCACCGACGTGCAGATCGCGCAGCTGGCCGACCTCTACGCCGCAGCCGTGCCGGCGATCCGCGCGGGCGAGGCGGCGGCCAGGAAGGGCTTCCCGCACATCGTGTTCTTCGAGCCGAGCGCGGCCTGGTCCGACCTGGCCCTCGGCAATCCGCCGCCGTTCGCGCACGACGGCAACGTCGCCTTCGCGCCGCACATCTACCGCGGCGGCATCGGCGGCGGCACGATCCCGTACGGCGACTTCGCCCGCGCCCGCGCCGACGCCGCGACCCACGGCAACGTCCCCGTGCTGGTCGGCGAGTGGGGCGGCGACCCGCGCCGGGCCGCGGATCCGGCCGACGTCTACTTCCGCCAGCACCAGGCGTGGCAGGACGAGTTCCGCTTCTCGGCGACGCTGTGGACGTGGCGCGAGTCGTGCGGTGACCCGCACAAGGCCGGCGACGTGCGCGCCGGGCACGTGCCGTACGTGTGGGGCGAGTTCGAGGTCGACTGCACGACGAACACCGTGACCGGCGTGCGCCAGCCGCTGCTCGACCAGCTGACGCGCGGCTGGGTACGCGCGGCGCCCGGGCGGCTGACGGCCATGGCCTGGGATGCGCAGACGGGCGTCCTCGTCGCCTCGGGGACCGGGGCGCGGCGCAAGCGGCAGCTCGTGCTCTACTGGCCGGCCCGGCTGCACGGCGCGCCGAACGTGCGTGTCACGGGGCTGCGGCAGGTGAAGACGCGGCCCGCGTGGGGCGGGACGTTCGTCCTCGCCGCCGCGACGGGCGGCGACTGGTCCGTGCGTGCGGCGGCCGCCGGCACCGGGTCGCCGAGCGGCGCCTTCGTCGACGGCCGGTAG
- a CDS encoding NAD(P)/FAD-dependent oxidoreductase yields MSRSIAVIGAGLGGLCAAVKLREAGYDDVVIFEKADRVGGTWRENTYPGCACDTPVAMYQLSFAPSLGWSHIYPRAGEIQRYTEQIADDFGLRPHLRLGEETVSAAWDEGRATWQLRTASGARHEASVLVTALGQLNRPVIPAYEGTFRGPSFHSARWRHDVDLAGRRVGVVGSAASAVQIIPEIARVAARVTVFQRTPNWVIPRMDRPISDEEKALLMTAPHLAASHREQIYQMADQLFWQAFSFTDVGRAAYTRVALNHLETQIPDPALRAKLTPDYPIGCKRVLISDDFYPALVRANVELVTARIAGLNAQGIATLDGAQHDCDVLVWATGFETTGWHWSLDVAGRGGRRLQEAWKDAPEAYFGITTAGFPNLFMLYGPNTNLGHNAITFMLERQAEYAVRAVQLLDARGAAAIEVTAEAQARFNRELQAALAQTTWADPGCRSWYKTADGRITQNWSSHTRDYAARTARVAEEDYALA; encoded by the coding sequence ATGTCACGATCGATCGCGGTCATCGGGGCGGGTCTCGGGGGGCTGTGCGCGGCCGTCAAGCTGCGTGAGGCGGGCTACGACGACGTCGTCATCTTCGAGAAGGCCGACCGCGTCGGCGGCACCTGGCGCGAGAACACCTACCCCGGCTGCGCCTGCGACACGCCGGTGGCGATGTACCAGCTGTCGTTCGCCCCGAGCCTCGGCTGGAGCCACATCTACCCACGCGCCGGCGAGATCCAGCGCTACACCGAGCAGATCGCCGACGACTTCGGGCTGCGGCCGCACCTGCGCCTCGGCGAGGAGACGGTGTCGGCGGCGTGGGACGAGGGCCGCGCCACGTGGCAGCTGCGCACGGCGTCGGGCGCACGGCACGAGGCGTCGGTGCTGGTCACCGCGCTGGGCCAGCTGAACCGCCCCGTGATCCCCGCCTACGAGGGCACGTTCCGCGGCCCGTCGTTCCACTCCGCACGCTGGCGCCACGACGTCGATCTCGCCGGCAGGCGCGTGGGCGTCGTCGGCTCGGCCGCGAGCGCCGTACAGATCATCCCCGAGATCGCCCGCGTCGCGGCCCGCGTGACCGTCTTCCAGCGCACGCCCAACTGGGTCATCCCGCGCATGGACCGGCCCATCTCCGACGAGGAGAAGGCGCTGCTGATGACGGCGCCGCACCTGGCCGCGAGCCACCGCGAGCAGATCTACCAGATGGCGGATCAGCTCTTCTGGCAGGCGTTCAGCTTCACCGACGTCGGCCGCGCCGCCTACACGCGCGTCGCGCTGAATCATCTGGAGACCCAGATCCCCGATCCGGCGCTGCGCGCGAAGCTCACGCCCGACTATCCGATCGGCTGCAAGCGCGTGCTGATCTCGGACGACTTCTACCCCGCCCTCGTGCGAGCGAACGTCGAGCTGGTGACGGCGCGCATCGCCGGGCTGAACGCGCAGGGGATCGCCACGCTCGACGGCGCGCAGCACGACTGCGACGTCCTCGTCTGGGCGACCGGCTTCGAGACGACGGGCTGGCACTGGTCGCTCGACGTGGCGGGTCGCGGCGGTCGTCGTCTGCAGGAGGCATGGAAGGACGCACCCGAGGCCTACTTCGGCATCACCACCGCCGGGTTCCCCAACCTGTTCATGCTGTACGGCCCCAACACGAACCTCGGCCACAACGCCATCACCTTCATGCTCGAGCGCCAGGCCGAGTACGCGGTGCGCGCGGTGCAGCTGCTCGACGCGCGCGGCGCCGCGGCGATCGAGGTCACGGCCGAGGCGCAGGCGCGCTTCAACCGTGAGCTCCAGGCGGCGCTCGCGCAGACGACCTGGGCCGACCCCGGCTGTCGCTCCTGGTACAAGACCGCCGACGGCCGCATCACGCAGAACTGGTCGTCGCACACGCGCGACTACGCCGCGCGTACGGCGCGCGTGGCGGAAGAGGACTACGCGCTGGCCTGA
- a CDS encoding MAPEG family protein, with translation MEQTAIFGPFLATMLLTLVVWTYMYARRIPFLTRSGIPPDQVTPLELARLSPPAVANPSDNLKNLFEMPVLFYALALYLFATQQVDVVYVVAGWLFAGFRVLHSAVHCTFNKVLLRFWLYAASALALWFILLRATLGWLGQAP, from the coding sequence GTGGAGCAGACGGCGATCTTCGGGCCCTTCCTCGCGACGATGCTGCTGACGCTCGTCGTGTGGACGTACATGTACGCGCGCCGCATCCCGTTCCTCACCCGCAGCGGCATCCCTCCCGACCAGGTGACGCCGCTCGAGCTGGCGCGGCTTTCGCCGCCGGCGGTCGCGAACCCGTCCGACAACCTGAAGAACCTCTTCGAGATGCCGGTCCTGTTCTATGCGCTCGCGCTCTACCTCTTCGCGACGCAGCAGGTGGACGTGGTCTACGTCGTCGCCGGCTGGCTGTTCGCCGGCTTCCGCGTGCTCCACAGCGCGGTGCACTGCACCTTCAACAAGGTGCTCCTGCGCTTCTGGCTCTACGCCGCGTCCGCGCTGGCGCTCTGGTTCATCCTGCTGCGCGCGACGCTCGGCTGGCTCGGGCAGGCGCCGTGA
- a CDS encoding PQQ-binding-like beta-propeller repeat protein, which yields MLAAALLVGLLASATAALAAPADAITPRPLPVPPPTSWKPDDCRSVPFSHPALLPRTGFRRAHGDLESTDEVELAYAPVYAREWSVEPNLYQVTTPAFDGAGNLYMTPLLPHEPILLLSLDPSGARRFVVPLAPGDRGGGAVPVVLRDPDSGDEVVYVNRYDRVVAVRTDGTLVWDAPTGLAPATTADQGPIGLAWVPNADAIVGLTRDGWVFLLDRRTGSPVVPPLQLPGERTPPRSSNVPPALAATVDTLLQPLIAYPPGFSVVGLIEVLLGGNSEVANNLSVDPRTNRLWIAASARDAEDGTVDGVSELGAVYRFDVVHDGTAWTLQEICHRNFPGGSASTPSLGQDGRRVYLGDDAGALIALDAADCSDAWTVQLDAQIFGSVATTSNGREVFASSASGIFQVFDDGTSGRRGWTAELDLYDVPPDLADYRGLNLLLAGVGANGLLIQTGVGRQVGTLSLPVRTGIAHVDRLTGRARWFADGLEESLGAMSTGPDGALYLPQAPLRRAFSLALGLTAEPLVGGVSKWSSTRDDLLARDAACAAADRAANAWTHRRTCLPSALADLEQVDALRAQMLAATERAAQGGVLATAKVRRLRRLGGKVRRPTRPATVVTVGSYHKKASRALGRACRLLSKLAS from the coding sequence ATGCTCGCCGCCGCCCTTCTGGTGGGCCTTCTGGCCTCCGCCACCGCTGCGCTCGCCGCCCCGGCCGACGCGATCACGCCCCGGCCCCTCCCCGTGCCGCCGCCGACGTCCTGGAAGCCGGACGACTGCCGCAGCGTGCCGTTCTCGCATCCGGCCCTGCTGCCGCGGACCGGGTTCCGGCGCGCGCATGGCGACCTCGAGAGCACCGACGAGGTCGAGCTGGCCTACGCACCGGTGTACGCGCGCGAGTGGAGCGTCGAGCCGAACCTCTACCAGGTGACGACGCCCGCGTTCGACGGCGCCGGCAACCTCTACATGACGCCGCTGCTGCCCCACGAGCCGATCCTCCTGCTGTCGCTCGACCCGAGCGGGGCACGGCGCTTCGTCGTGCCGCTCGCGCCGGGCGACCGCGGCGGCGGCGCCGTACCGGTGGTGCTGCGCGATCCCGACAGCGGCGACGAGGTCGTCTACGTGAACCGCTACGACCGCGTCGTCGCCGTGCGCACCGACGGCACGCTCGTGTGGGATGCGCCCACCGGGCTCGCGCCGGCGACCACGGCCGACCAGGGGCCGATCGGCCTCGCCTGGGTGCCGAACGCCGACGCCATCGTCGGCCTGACCCGCGACGGCTGGGTCTTCCTGCTCGACCGCCGAACCGGCTCGCCGGTGGTCCCGCCGCTCCAGCTGCCCGGCGAGCGCACGCCGCCGCGCAGCTCGAACGTCCCGCCCGCGCTCGCCGCCACGGTCGACACCCTGCTCCAGCCGCTGATCGCGTATCCGCCGGGCTTCAGCGTCGTCGGCCTCATCGAGGTGCTGCTCGGCGGCAACAGCGAGGTCGCGAACAACCTCTCCGTCGACCCGCGCACGAACCGGCTGTGGATCGCGGCCAGCGCCCGCGACGCGGAAGACGGCACGGTCGACGGCGTCTCCGAGCTGGGCGCCGTCTATCGCTTCGACGTGGTCCACGACGGCACCGCCTGGACGCTCCAGGAGATCTGCCACCGCAACTTCCCCGGCGGCTCGGCGTCGACGCCGTCGCTCGGCCAGGACGGCCGCCGCGTCTACCTCGGCGACGACGCCGGCGCGCTCATCGCGCTCGACGCCGCCGACTGCAGCGATGCCTGGACGGTGCAGCTCGACGCGCAGATCTTCGGCTCCGTCGCGACCACCTCGAACGGGCGCGAGGTGTTCGCCTCGTCGGCCAGCGGCATCTTCCAGGTGTTCGACGACGGCACGTCGGGCCGGCGCGGCTGGACCGCCGAGCTCGATCTCTACGACGTGCCGCCCGATCTCGCCGACTATCGCGGCCTCAACCTGCTGCTCGCCGGCGTCGGCGCGAACGGCCTCCTGATCCAGACCGGCGTCGGCCGTCAGGTCGGCACGCTGTCGCTGCCGGTGCGGACCGGCATCGCGCACGTCGACCGGCTGACCGGCCGCGCCCGCTGGTTCGCGGACGGCCTCGAGGAGTCGCTCGGCGCGATGAGCACCGGGCCGGACGGCGCACTCTACCTGCCCCAGGCGCCGCTGCGGCGCGCGTTCTCGCTCGCGCTCGGCCTCACCGCCGAGCCGCTCGTCGGCGGCGTCAGCAAGTGGTCGTCGACGCGCGACGACCTGCTCGCGCGCGACGCCGCCTGCGCGGCGGCGGACCGCGCCGCGAACGCCTGGACGCATCGGCGGACCTGCCTGCCGTCGGCGCTCGCGGACCTGGAGCAGGTGGACGCGCTGCGCGCGCAGATGCTCGCCGCGACCGAGCGCGCCGCACAGGGCGGTGTGCTCGCGACGGCCAAGGTGCGGCGCCTCCGCCGCCTCGGCGGCAAGGTGCGGCGTCCCACCCGGCCGGCGACGGTGGTCACCGTCGGCAGCTACCACAAGAAGGCGTCGCGGGCGCTCGGCCGCGCCTGCCGCCTGCTCTCGAAGCTCGCGAGCTGA
- a CDS encoding AraC family transcriptional regulator ligand-binding domain-containing protein, which produces MSVGAAYRVILAELACVGLDAAGICAEAGVDPRVLHDDDASLGGAELARVLARAEDAANDPLLGLHMGERARGRGVLSYLARSQATVADGLEAFRRFAGARWENPDAVCIDPRGARTVVRLALGRDLPRHAAEYVVTRTVISLRRSGAAASEVGLPHPPGGATKEYERVLGCPVRFRRPETSIAIRTRDLDRPLRAANPDAAAALAAALSRPAVLPPTSASARLAAAVRDAIARGDRVDREALARTLGMSGKTLARRLAAEQRHFRDVVDEVRRAQSEQLVRQRGLDLGEVASRVGFADLTAFGKAFRRWFGVSPSAFRTRALG; this is translated from the coding sequence ATGTCGGTCGGCGCCGCGTACCGCGTGATCCTCGCGGAGCTCGCATGCGTGGGACTCGACGCCGCCGGCATCTGCGCCGAGGCCGGCGTCGATCCGCGCGTCCTGCACGACGACGACGCGTCGCTCGGCGGAGCCGAGCTGGCGCGCGTTCTGGCGCGGGCGGAGGACGCGGCCAACGATCCGCTCCTCGGCTTGCACATGGGCGAGCGTGCCCGGGGCCGCGGTGTGCTCTCGTATCTGGCGCGCTCGCAGGCGACGGTGGCCGACGGTCTCGAGGCGTTTCGCCGCTTCGCCGGCGCGCGCTGGGAGAATCCCGACGCCGTGTGCATCGACCCGCGCGGTGCGCGCACGGTCGTCCGCCTGGCGCTGGGGCGCGACCTGCCGCGTCACGCCGCCGAGTACGTCGTGACGCGCACCGTGATCTCGCTCCGCCGCAGCGGCGCCGCCGCGTCCGAGGTCGGCCTGCCGCACCCGCCCGGCGGCGCGACCAAGGAGTACGAGCGCGTGCTCGGCTGCCCCGTGCGCTTCCGGCGACCGGAGACGTCGATCGCCATCCGCACGCGCGACCTCGACCGTCCGCTCCGCGCCGCCAACCCCGACGCCGCGGCCGCGCTCGCCGCCGCTCTGAGCCGTCCCGCCGTCCTTCCGCCGACCTCCGCGAGCGCCCGCCTGGCCGCGGCCGTTCGCGACGCCATCGCGCGCGGCGACCGGGTCGACCGCGAAGCCCTCGCCCGCACGCTGGGCATGAGCGGCAAGACGCTCGCCCGCCGCCTCGCCGCCGAGCAGCGTCACTTCCGTGACGTGGTCGACGAGGTGCGCCGTGCCCAGTCCGAGCAGCTGGTGCGCCAGCGGGGACTCGATCTCGGCGAGGTCGCGTCGCGCGTCGGCTTCGCGGACCTGACGGCGTTCGGGAAGGCGTTCCGGCGGTGGTTCGGCGTGTCGCCGTCGGCGTTCCGCACGCGTGCGCTCGGGTGA